A part of Variovorax sp. HW608 genomic DNA contains:
- a CDS encoding TOTE conflict system archaeo-eukaryotic primase domain-containing protein yields MAGDVNNDLVNELTRLRAENTRLAGLLEARGIAWRESEPTDVCTVSPSPLSTGEKVALFGRLFRGRSDVYPVRWESKAGKSGYSPACANEWRAGVCEKPRIKCADCSHRLLVPLTDRALYDHLAGRHTVGVYPLLADDCCHFLAVDFDEADWKADARAFIQSCRTLGVPAALEISRSGSGAHAWVFFSAKVSARDARRLGSALISYTCARTRQLKLTSYDRLFPSQDTMPKGGFGNLIALPLQKLPRESGGSVFVDDALQPYADQWAFLASLQPMPPHDIEPVILRATGGSHPLDVTFIDEEDQREPWKRTNPVTQRLPGSMPASLTVTLANLLYFDKAHLPQALANRLIRIAAFQNPEFYKAQAMRLPVWDKPRVIGCAENYPRHIALPRGCLDAARQLLRDNGIRCELRDERFGGQALAVHFAGTLRPDQEAAVAAMLAHDTGVLCAPTAFGKTVVAAAVIARRGVNTLVLVHRAELLKQWQERLQALLGAEQGLAGNIGTIGGGRSKPTGRIDIAVMQSLHRQGETSEQVEHYGQVIVDECHHVSAFSFEAILKRAKARFVLGLTATPIRRDGRQPIIFMQCGPTRHVAARPAGAPQTLEVVPRYLTAPIHLTGDAGIQDVFRALAGDARRTIAVADEVATAYAQGHKVLVLTERTEHLSAITAALAGRAPTLFTLHGHLSRKQRAALIGELDALPPDAPRVLLATGKLVGEGFDHPPLDTLVLAMPISWKGTLQQYAGRLHREHANKTRVRIIDFVDTGHPALLRMWGKRQRGYQAMGYRVPAAPVTDSLDFDAVESDEPAASPTHRSGS; encoded by the coding sequence ATGGCGGGCGATGTCAACAACGATCTCGTCAATGAACTGACGCGGCTACGAGCTGAAAACACGCGTCTGGCCGGGTTGTTGGAGGCCCGTGGCATTGCATGGCGTGAGTCCGAGCCGACGGATGTGTGCACGGTTTCGCCATCGCCGTTGAGCACCGGCGAGAAGGTGGCGCTTTTTGGCCGCTTGTTCCGTGGGCGCAGCGATGTCTATCCGGTTCGTTGGGAAAGCAAGGCCGGCAAGAGCGGCTACTCGCCGGCTTGCGCCAACGAGTGGCGTGCTGGCGTCTGCGAGAAGCCCCGCATCAAGTGCGCGGATTGCAGCCATCGGCTGTTGGTCCCGTTGACCGACCGGGCGCTGTATGACCACCTTGCCGGCCGCCATACGGTCGGCGTCTATCCGCTGCTGGCCGATGACTGTTGCCATTTCCTCGCGGTCGACTTCGACGAAGCCGACTGGAAGGCGGACGCCCGGGCCTTCATCCAGTCATGCCGGACGCTGGGTGTGCCCGCCGCTTTGGAGATCTCGCGGTCCGGAAGTGGCGCGCATGCCTGGGTGTTCTTCTCGGCCAAGGTCTCGGCACGGGATGCGCGCCGGCTGGGCTCGGCCCTCATCAGCTATACCTGCGCCCGTACGCGGCAACTCAAGCTCACGTCCTACGACCGTCTTTTCCCCAGCCAGGACACGATGCCCAAAGGTGGGTTCGGCAACCTGATCGCCCTGCCGCTGCAGAAGCTGCCTCGCGAGAGCGGCGGCAGCGTGTTCGTCGACGACGCGCTGCAGCCCTATGCGGACCAATGGGCCTTCCTCGCTTCGCTGCAGCCCATGCCACCGCACGACATCGAGCCGGTCATCCTGCGCGCTACGGGCGGATCGCATCCCCTGGATGTCACGTTCATTGACGAGGAAGATCAGCGCGAGCCTTGGAAGCGCACGAACCCGGTCACGCAGCGCCTGCCCGGCAGCATGCCCGCATCACTCACCGTGACGCTGGCCAATCTTCTGTATTTCGACAAGGCGCATCTGCCGCAGGCCCTGGCGAACCGACTGATCCGCATCGCGGCGTTCCAGAATCCGGAGTTCTACAAGGCGCAGGCGATGCGCCTGCCTGTATGGGACAAGCCGCGTGTGATCGGCTGCGCCGAGAACTATCCGCGCCACATCGCCTTGCCTCGCGGGTGCCTCGATGCCGCCCGGCAACTGCTGCGCGACAACGGTATTCGCTGCGAACTTCGTGACGAACGCTTCGGCGGACAAGCACTGGCGGTGCACTTTGCCGGCACCCTGCGCCCCGACCAGGAGGCCGCTGTTGCCGCGATGTTGGCCCACGACACGGGCGTCCTGTGCGCGCCCACTGCGTTCGGCAAGACGGTCGTGGCGGCTGCAGTGATCGCCCGGCGTGGCGTGAATACGCTGGTGCTCGTACACCGCGCGGAACTCCTCAAGCAATGGCAGGAACGGTTGCAGGCGTTGCTGGGCGCAGAACAAGGGCTGGCTGGCAATATCGGCACCATCGGCGGCGGCCGGTCCAAGCCAACGGGTCGAATCGACATTGCCGTCATGCAGTCACTGCACCGACAAGGCGAGACCAGCGAGCAGGTGGAGCACTACGGCCAGGTCATCGTGGATGAATGCCATCACGTCTCCGCCTTCTCATTCGAGGCGATCCTGAAGCGCGCAAAGGCGAGATTCGTTCTGGGGCTGACGGCCACGCCCATCCGGCGTGACGGCAGGCAACCAATCATCTTCATGCAGTGTGGTCCGACACGCCATGTGGCCGCGCGACCCGCGGGTGCACCACAAACCTTGGAGGTAGTTCCTCGCTACCTGACTGCACCCATCCATTTGACCGGGGACGCCGGCATCCAGGACGTGTTCCGTGCATTGGCAGGCGATGCAAGGCGCACCATCGCCGTCGCTGATGAAGTGGCAACCGCCTACGCCCAAGGCCACAAGGTTCTGGTGCTGACCGAGCGCACCGAACACCTCAGCGCCATCACCGCTGCACTGGCTGGCCGGGCACCCACGCTGTTCACCTTGCACGGTCATTTGTCAAGGAAGCAGCGCGCGGCCTTGATCGGCGAACTGGACGCCCTGCCCCCGGATGCACCGCGTGTGCTGCTGGCGACCGGCAAGCTGGTGGGCGAAGGTTTTGATCACCCACCGCTGGACACGCTGGTTCTGGCCATGCCGATTTCGTGGAAGGGCACGCTGCAGCAGTACGCGGGTCGGTTGCACCGCGAGCACGCCAACAAGACCCGCGTGCGGATCATCGATTTCGTCGACACGGGACATCCGGCACTGCTGCGGATGTGGGGCAAGCGCCAGCGCGGCTACCAAGCCATGGGCTATCGCGTACCGGCTGCGCCCGTCACCGACAGTCTGGACTTCGACGCGGTGGAATCCGATGAGCCAGCCGCTTCACCAACACATCGAAGCGGCTCGTGA
- a CDS encoding DUF6429 family protein, with protein MNINTAAIDDAVLALLHLTLHDYNRAWKSFDWEVLNRLHARGLIGDPVNKAKSVALTEDGLRESERLFKQFFLVSDK; from the coding sequence ATGAACATCAACACCGCCGCAATTGACGACGCCGTCCTGGCGTTGCTCCATTTGACTTTGCACGACTACAACCGCGCTTGGAAGAGTTTCGACTGGGAAGTTCTCAACCGCTTGCATGCACGGGGGCTTATCGGCGATCCGGTCAACAAGGCGAAATCCGTGGCACTCACCGAGGATGGCTTGCGCGAATCCGAACGCCTCTTCAAGCAGTTCTTCCTCGTGTCCGACAAATGA
- a CDS encoding DUF6036 family nucleotidyltransferase, with protein MTREELEHIIRASGDITDQYEFVIVGSQAILGSVPNPEAVFTVSMEADIYPKDAPELAEKIDGAIGEGSQFHDTYGYYAQGVGPETATLPKDWQSRVHKVQGRNTNQRIGYCLDVIDLFLSKATANREKDREFCAALLEHRYITLAQALDLAPSMPLERAELRALRARIRRWAKALRDAGQVIPDV; from the coding sequence ATGACCCGCGAGGAGCTCGAGCACATCATCCGCGCGAGCGGCGACATCACGGACCAGTACGAGTTCGTCATCGTTGGCAGCCAGGCGATCCTTGGGTCCGTGCCGAATCCGGAGGCGGTCTTCACCGTCTCGATGGAGGCCGACATCTATCCGAAGGACGCGCCAGAGCTGGCCGAGAAGATCGACGGCGCGATCGGCGAAGGCTCACAATTCCACGACACCTATGGCTACTATGCGCAGGGCGTGGGCCCTGAAACTGCGACCCTGCCCAAGGACTGGCAAAGCCGCGTTCACAAGGTTCAAGGGCGCAACACCAATCAGCGCATCGGCTACTGCCTCGACGTGATCGATCTTTTCCTGTCGAAGGCCACAGCGAACCGCGAGAAAGACCGCGAGTTTTGCGCCGCGCTGCTCGAGCACCGCTACATCACGCTGGCACAAGCCTTGGACTTGGCGCCTTCGATGCCGCTCGAAAGAGCGGAGCTACGTGCGCTGCGAGCCAGGATCCGCCGCTGGGCCAAGGCACTACGAGATGCCGGCCAGGTCATCCCGGATGTCTGA
- a CDS encoding DUF4143 domain-containing protein gives MKSPKLYFCDVGLACWLLGLRSAD, from the coding sequence GTGAAGAGTCCCAAGCTGTACTTTTGCGACGTGGGTCTGGCCTGCTGGTTGCTCGGCTTGCGCAGCGCCGACTAG
- a CDS encoding IS1634 family transposase — MYIEAVPNRDSPPAILLRESYREDGKVRKRTLANLSSLSAEVIEGLKVLLRGGVAVPDAQEVFSIERSLPHGHVAAVLAAARQCDAPAWFASAPEDLRALLLAMLVARVLTPGSKLATHRMLHDDTATHSLGRVLGVGQCSADDLYRALDWLHGAQPAIERRLARKHLAGSTLVLYDLTSTWLTGRCCELAARGHSRDGKRDDPQIVFGLVCAADGCPIAVEVFAGNTGDPATVAEQVAKLKQRFGIERITWVGDRGMLTSARIEQVLKPQGMDWISSLRAPQIAQLAAELGPFQPSLFDERNLIEVSSEHFPGERLVVCRNPLLAAERSRKRGELLAATEADLGKIAAATQRARQPLRGEQAIALRVGRLIDRFNVAKHFELTITETTFAFRRKVDSIASETALDGLYVIRTSLSAQQLDATSAVAAYKSLAQVERAFRSMKTVDLHVRPVFHYNTERVRAHVFLCMLAYYVEWHLRERLKPMLFDDEFLEQAQGQRASPVAKAVRSEHARDKDTSKHASDGLPLHSLRTLLQDLATLAYNITHTSLNPNAKIVITTRPTPLQDKAFKLLAVNPACTQ, encoded by the coding sequence ATGTACATCGAGGCCGTCCCCAACCGCGACTCACCCCCCGCGATCCTGTTGCGCGAGTCCTATCGCGAAGACGGCAAGGTGCGCAAGCGCACGCTGGCCAATCTGTCGAGCCTGAGTGCGGAGGTCATAGAGGGCTTGAAGGTGTTGCTGCGCGGGGGCGTGGCCGTGCCCGACGCGCAGGAGGTCTTCAGCATCGAGCGCAGCCTGCCCCACGGCCATGTGGCCGCCGTGCTGGCGGCCGCGCGCCAATGCGACGCGCCGGCCTGGTTTGCCAGCGCGCCCGAGGACCTGCGCGCACTGTTGCTGGCCATGCTCGTGGCGCGCGTGCTCACGCCCGGCTCCAAGCTCGCGACGCATCGCATGTTGCACGACGACACCGCCACCCACTCGCTGGGCCGCGTGCTGGGCGTGGGCCAGTGCAGCGCCGATGATCTGTACCGTGCGCTGGACTGGCTGCACGGCGCGCAGCCGGCGATCGAGCGACGACTGGCGCGCAAGCATCTGGCCGGCAGCACGTTGGTGCTGTACGACCTCACCTCGACCTGGCTGACGGGGCGTTGCTGCGAGCTGGCCGCGCGCGGCCACTCGCGCGACGGCAAGCGCGACGATCCACAGATCGTGTTCGGGCTGGTCTGCGCCGCCGATGGTTGCCCGATCGCCGTCGAAGTGTTCGCCGGCAACACGGGCGACCCGGCCACGGTGGCCGAGCAGGTCGCCAAGCTCAAGCAGCGCTTTGGCATCGAACGCATCACCTGGGTGGGCGATCGCGGGATGCTGACCTCGGCACGCATCGAGCAGGTGCTCAAGCCGCAGGGCATGGACTGGATCAGCAGTCTGCGCGCGCCGCAGATCGCGCAGCTGGCCGCCGAGCTCGGGCCCTTCCAGCCGTCGCTGTTCGATGAGCGCAATCTCATCGAAGTCAGCAGCGAGCACTTTCCCGGCGAGCGGCTCGTGGTGTGCCGCAACCCACTTCTGGCGGCCGAGCGCTCACGCAAGCGCGGCGAGTTGCTGGCGGCCACCGAGGCCGATCTGGGCAAGATCGCCGCGGCCACGCAGCGTGCGCGCCAGCCGCTGCGCGGCGAGCAGGCCATCGCGTTGCGCGTGGGGCGCCTCATCGACCGCTTCAACGTGGCCAAGCACTTCGAGCTCACGATCACCGAGACGACGTTCGCGTTTCGGCGCAAGGTCGATTCGATTGCCAGCGAGACCGCGCTGGACGGGCTGTACGTGATCCGCACCAGCTTGAGCGCCCAGCAGCTTGATGCCACCTCGGCGGTGGCCGCCTACAAGAGCCTGGCCCAGGTGGAGCGCGCGTTCCGCTCGATGAAGACGGTGGATCTGCATGTGCGGCCGGTCTTCCACTACAACACCGAGCGTGTTCGCGCGCATGTCTTCCTGTGCATGCTCGCCTACTACGTCGAATGGCACCTGCGCGAGCGTTTGAAGCCCATGCTGTTCGACGATGAGTTCCTCGAGCAGGCCCAAGGCCAGCGGGCTTCTCCGGTCGCCAAGGCGGTGCGCTCCGAGCACGCCCGCGACAAGGACACATCGAAGCACGCCAGCGACGGATTGCCGCTGCACAGCCTGCGCACGCTGCTGCAGGACCTGGCCACGCTCGCCTACAACATCACCCACACGAGCCTGAATCCGAACGCCAAGATCGTCATCACCACGCGGCCCACGCCGCTGCAGGACAAGGCCTTCAAGCTGCTCGCCGTCAATCCCGCCTGTACCCAGTAA
- a CDS encoding helix-turn-helix transcriptional regulator: MSSEITSVLDRQLLLQLGDRLKRLRQTQGMGTVDMAARVGITRNTLRAVESGDPATSIGTYLRVMSILGVSGELALLASDTLSPAPAGSAAALSRRTAPVVEIRVSAEEGRHRLQDLQSMVLHEEAIRRVKANPRLLATAKDTVTRWLQTGDPRSAGLWREWQQILETGTWRKALGRSRHAQQLRQTSPLATVLPADVRANILAQVSDLRKGVVLGVEPSQDLLPEDQ; the protein is encoded by the coding sequence ATGAGCAGCGAAATCACATCCGTTTTGGACCGCCAATTGCTGCTGCAGTTGGGCGACCGGCTCAAGCGTCTGCGCCAGACGCAGGGAATGGGCACGGTCGACATGGCCGCGCGCGTCGGAATCACCCGAAACACCCTGAGAGCCGTCGAATCCGGTGATCCAGCGACCTCCATTGGGACCTACCTGCGCGTCATGTCGATCCTGGGTGTCAGTGGCGAGCTCGCTCTTCTGGCCTCGGACACCCTCTCGCCAGCCCCGGCCGGATCCGCCGCGGCACTCTCACGCCGGACGGCGCCGGTGGTGGAAATTCGCGTATCGGCAGAAGAAGGCAGGCACCGCCTTCAGGACCTTCAGAGCATGGTGTTGCACGAGGAGGCTATTCGCCGGGTCAAAGCAAACCCCCGTCTGCTGGCGACAGCAAAGGACACGGTGACGCGTTGGCTGCAAACCGGGGATCCCCGTTCAGCAGGCCTGTGGCGAGAATGGCAACAGATCTTGGAGACCGGTACTTGGAGGAAGGCGCTCGGCCGCAGCAGACACGCCCAACAACTGCGCCAGACGTCACCGCTCGCCACTGTATTGCCGGCGGATGTGCGTGCGAATATCCTCGCCCAGGTGAGCGACCTCAGAAAGGGTGTCGTGCTCGGCGTCGAACCGTCGCAGGATCTTCTGCCGGAGGACCAATGA